A DNA window from Paenibacillus sp. HWE-109 contains the following coding sequences:
- the purQ gene encoding phosphoribosylformylglycinamidine synthase subunit PurQ, whose amino-acid sequence MNFAVLVFPGSNCDIDLYKAIEDSIGEPVDYVWHTESDLSKYDCILVPGGFSYGDYLRCGAIAQFTNVMKSVVKAAEEGKYILGICNGFQVLTEARLLPGALLRNNGMKFRCHQTALKVENNTTAFTRDYAEGEIITIPIAHGEGNYYCDDATLKELQENKQIVFRYEAGSNPNGSLDDIAGISNKAGNVVGMMPHPERAVHEILGSADGKKMFTSILSAWREKHDAAAIR is encoded by the coding sequence ATGAATTTTGCGGTTCTCGTTTTTCCGGGATCGAACTGCGATATCGATTTGTACAAAGCAATCGAAGATTCAATCGGTGAACCGGTTGACTACGTATGGCATACAGAAAGCGACTTGTCTAAATATGATTGCATCCTAGTACCAGGCGGATTCTCTTATGGGGATTACCTGCGCTGCGGAGCTATCGCACAATTTACGAATGTTATGAAATCCGTTGTGAAAGCGGCGGAAGAAGGCAAATACATTCTAGGTATTTGTAACGGATTCCAAGTATTGACGGAAGCAAGATTATTGCCAGGAGCGCTGCTGCGCAACAATGGCATGAAGTTCCGCTGTCACCAAACGGCGCTCAAAGTAGAGAACAACACGACGGCTTTCACGCGTGACTATGCGGAAGGCGAGATCATCACGATCCCTATCGCTCATGGCGAAGGCAATTATTATTGTGATGATGCAACACTGAAAGAATTGCAAGAAAACAAACAAATCGTGTTCCGTTATGAAGCAGGCAGCAACCCGAACGGATCATTGGACGATATTGCAGGAATCAGCAACAAAGCAGGCAATGTTGTTGGCATGATGCCCCATCCGGAACGTGCGGTTCACGAGATTCTGGGCTCAGCAGACGGCAAGAAAATGTTCACATCAATTCTAAGCGCTTGGAGGGAGAAACATGACGCAGCAGCTATCCGCTAA